One window of the Candidatus Diapherotrites archaeon genome contains the following:
- a CDS encoding transketolase C-terminal domain-containing protein encodes MIKTIEGSRAIAEQAVYCEPEVVACYPITPSTHIAEELAKYYANGAIKKFIAVEAEFSAISALIGASAAGARTFSTTSGQGLLLMHEPLLAASGMRLPIVMVVANRAVSSPLNIWNDEQDTITQRDAGWIQLYAKNNQEAVDLVPIAFKVAEQAMLPAMVCLDGFILTHAVEQIDIIGKEDVKKFLPEFNPEIKLDPENPVSLGVYAGPAHYQDFRKDLEEGMQEAKKIISKEGENFGELFGKHYNLILAHKCEDAERIIVGIGSLVDNAIEVANELREKGEKVGVFHVRTFRPFPREEIRKELEGKIVGVIERDISLGASPPIYSEVSEAMQGTQTIISSFVGGLGGKTITRPIIRNAFEKLKQKNPVREWIS; translated from the coding sequence ATGATTAAAACAATTGAAGGCTCAAGAGCCATAGCAGAACAAGCAGTATACTGCGAGCCAGAGGTCGTAGCATGTTATCCTATCACTCCTTCAACGCATATAGCAGAAGAATTGGCGAAGTATTATGCCAATGGAGCAATAAAAAAGTTTATTGCAGTGGAAGCAGAATTCTCTGCGATTTCAGCTTTAATTGGGGCAAGCGCTGCAGGGGCAAGGACTTTTTCTACAACCTCAGGGCAAGGCCTGTTATTAATGCATGAACCATTGCTTGCTGCTTCAGGAATGAGGCTTCCAATAGTAATGGTTGTAGCAAACAGGGCTGTAAGCTCTCCGTTGAATATATGGAATGACGAGCAGGACACTATAACCCAGAGGGATGCAGGATGGATTCAATTGTACGCAAAAAACAACCAGGAGGCTGTTGATTTAGTGCCCATTGCATTCAAGGTTGCAGAGCAGGCAATGCTTCCAGCAATGGTCTGCCTGGACGGATTCATTCTAACGCATGCAGTAGAACAGATTGACATAATAGGAAAAGAGGACGTAAAGAAGTTTTTGCCTGAATTCAATCCTGAAATAAAATTGGACCCGGAAAACCCTGTGAGCTTGGGCGTATATGCAGGGCCAGCACACTACCAAGACTTCAGGAAAGACTTAGAGGAAGGAATGCAGGAAGCAAAAAAGATTATTTCAAAGGAAGGAGAGAATTTCGGTGAGCTTTTCGGGAAGCATTACAATTTAATTCTTGCCCACAAATGCGAGGACGCAGAAAGAATAATTGTGGGCATTGGAAGCCTTGTGGACAATGCAATAGAGGTTGCAAACGAATTAAGAGAGAAAGGAGAAAAGGTTGGGGTTTTTCATGTTAGGACATTCAGGCCTTTCCCAAGAGAAGAAATAAGAAAGGAATTAGAAGGAAAAATCGTTGGAGTAATTGAGAGAGACATAAGCTTGGGGGCAAGCCCTCCAATTTATTCCGAAGTAAGCGAGGCAATGCAGGGCACACAAACAATAATCTCAAGCTTTGTAGGAGGCCTTGGAGGAAAGACAATCACAAGGCCAATCATAAGGAATGCATTCGAAAAATTAAAGCAAAAAAATCCTGTAAGGGAATGGATATCATGA
- a CDS encoding thiamine pyrophosphate-dependent enzyme, whose product MTKSTNAHYYAPGHSGCPGCGPSNCMIQVTDAIGKDAIIVNATGCIEINSSLYPNSAWRLPYIHVLFENTASVAAGVSAALKAKGNNHTKVVVTAGDGATYDIGFGAVSGMFERNDDVLYICYDNELYANTGVQRSGATPYGAATTTSFVGKEVRGKQTQKKPIVEIAAMHRIPYAASASIAYPQDLKMKIEKALKHEGAKFITVNSPCCLGAGFDGSISIKVARLAVQSRLWFLFEYENDEFKLNFNPEQKLPVKEYLSLQKRFAHLNEKEIALIQKQADLNYGRIKKLCGIK is encoded by the coding sequence ATGACTAAAAGCACTAATGCGCATTACTATGCTCCAGGCCATTCAGGCTGCCCTGGCTGCGGTCCAAGCAACTGCATGATTCAAGTAACAGACGCAATAGGAAAAGACGCAATAATAGTAAACGCAACAGGCTGCATTGAAATAAATTCTTCTTTATATCCTAACAGCGCCTGGAGGCTTCCTTATATTCATGTGCTATTTGAGAATACAGCAAGCGTTGCAGCAGGGGTTTCAGCAGCACTCAAAGCAAAAGGAAACAACCACACAAAGGTTGTGGTGACAGCGGGGGACGGAGCAACATACGACATAGGCTTTGGGGCAGTAAGCGGAATGTTCGAAAGAAACGATGATGTATTATACATCTGCTATGACAATGAATTGTACGCCAATACAGGAGTGCAGAGATCAGGAGCAACACCTTACGGCGCAGCAACAACAACATCCTTTGTGGGAAAAGAAGTTAGAGGAAAGCAGACCCAAAAAAAGCCTATTGTTGAAATTGCCGCAATGCACAGGATACCTTACGCTGCAAGCGCAAGCATTGCTTATCCTCAAGACCTGAAAATGAAAATAGAAAAAGCATTAAAGCATGAAGGAGCAAAATTCATTACAGTTAATTCTCCTTGCTGCTTGGGGGCAGGATTTGACGGAAGCATTTCAATCAAAGTAGCAAGGCTTGCAGTGCAGTCAAGGCTCTGGTTCCTTTTTGAGTACGAGAACGACGAATTCAAATTAAACTTCAATCCAGAACAGAAGCTTCCAGTAAAAGAATACCTTTCATTACAGAAAAGGTTCGCTCACTTGAACGAAAAAGAAATTGCATTAATACAAAAACAGGCAGATTTGAATTATGGAAGAATAAAGAAGCTGTGCGGAATAAAATAA
- a CDS encoding DNA methyltransferase: MRKQEEEINYIDHAIFPEPHTPMYLMHKYWARKPHNVVSEYIKNYSKEGEIVLDPFCGSGVTAIEAIKLGRKVIAIDLNPVSAFMTKCTLMPVNLKEFEEAFKEIEKNAKHKINELYETKCPKCKGKAFLTQSVWAKNKKEDKEENLKKIWYYCSLCGKRSEKKIENSDLKNIEEINNKKIKEWYPTTRLAYNGNEFKEGTHEPDVNSIDKLFTKRNLYGLAIIFNEIEKIKEYKIQELMKLVFTSSLEQASKLNSIDMRPGREWMTRGWTIHRYWIPIGYLERNVWNCFEERYNKIKRGKKEADQLIHNYKEAKKFSDLNDNSTILIKMYNALELSEIIPVNSIDYIFTDPPYGGSIQYFELSTLWASWLNLELNYKDEITVNKQQEKNFEYYHKMLSAAFKQMYSVLKPGKYLTVTFHSTDIKVWNSIIRAVVTAGFDLEKIVYQAPAMPSAKGQLQPYGSAVGDYYIRFKKPLRDNNITEKQMDVERYEREVVWAARRIIERRGEPTIYQHILNGIMVDLKGGRYAPVNARNVEDILKDHVGELFELIDIKNEKGKTIGKKWWLKDRDFSNFTTPALSDRIERSILSVLGKKIKASFDEIVQAVFIDYPNALTPDSQSIKEILKEYADPTKDGKWRLKPGLSEKEQESIHSKMIYLLAMLGKKARYTVLIGQNEQSKKYNNIPLSRVSDKPQTWQIFPQEPVALDRIKQIDVMWLEDSRIAYEFEVENTTGISEAIIRGSNIWESHQTKRFIIIPKERENFLYKKLQEPILKETLKKVEWSFIRYNDLEKLFEKSKKKFDPEELEKIARPPKISEEKQKQSKLNIFM, from the coding sequence TTGAGGAAACAAGAGGAAGAAATTAATTACATAGATCATGCTATTTTTCCTGAACCTCACACTCCAATGTACTTAATGCACAAATACTGGGCAAGAAAACCACATAATGTTGTTTCAGAGTATATTAAAAACTACTCCAAAGAGGGGGAAATTGTTTTAGACCCTTTCTGCGGTTCTGGCGTAACAGCAATTGAAGCCATAAAGTTAGGCAGAAAAGTAATTGCAATAGACTTAAACCCTGTTTCTGCTTTCATGACAAAATGTACTTTAATGCCTGTTAACTTAAAAGAGTTTGAAGAAGCATTCAAAGAAATAGAGAAAAATGCTAAACACAAAATAAATGAACTGTACGAAACTAAGTGCCCAAAGTGCAAAGGAAAAGCATTTTTGACTCAATCTGTCTGGGCAAAGAATAAAAAAGAAGACAAAGAAGAAAACTTAAAAAAAATCTGGTATTATTGTTCTCTTTGCGGTAAAAGAAGTGAGAAAAAAATAGAAAATTCTGATTTAAAAAATATAGAAGAAATTAACAATAAAAAAATAAAAGAATGGTATCCTACTACGAGATTGGCATATAACGGTAATGAGTTTAAAGAAGGAACCCATGAACCAGATGTAAATTCTATTGACAAATTATTTACCAAACGAAATCTTTATGGATTAGCAATAATTTTTAATGAAATAGAAAAAATCAAAGAATATAAAATTCAAGAGTTAATGAAACTTGTATTTACTTCTTCTTTAGAGCAAGCAAGCAAATTAAATTCCATTGATATGCGTCCTGGACGGGAATGGATGACAAGAGGCTGGACAATCCACAGGTATTGGATTCCAATTGGTTACTTAGAAAGAAATGTGTGGAATTGTTTTGAGGAAAGATATAATAAAATAAAAAGAGGTAAAAAAGAAGCTGACCAGTTAATCCATAATTACAAAGAAGCAAAAAAATTTTCTGATTTGAATGATAACTCAACTATTTTAATTAAAATGTATAACGCATTAGAGCTTTCTGAAATAATCCCTGTTAATTCTATTGATTACATTTTTACTGATCCCCCTTACGGTGGCTCAATTCAATATTTTGAGTTAAGCACTTTGTGGGCTTCATGGCTGAATCTTGAATTAAACTATAAGGACGAAATAACAGTCAATAAACAACAAGAAAAAAACTTTGAATATTACCACAAAATGCTCAGTGCAGCCTTCAAGCAAATGTATTCAGTTTTAAAGCCAGGAAAATATTTGACAGTAACCTTCCACAGCACTGATATAAAAGTGTGGAATTCAATCATTAGAGCAGTTGTTACAGCTGGCTTTGACTTAGAGAAAATTGTTTATCAGGCCCCAGCAATGCCTTCAGCTAAAGGACAACTTCAACCATACGGGTCTGCTGTTGGTGATTATTATATTAGATTCAAGAAACCCTTAAGAGACAATAATATAACAGAAAAACAAATGGATGTGGAGAGATACGAAAGAGAAGTTGTGTGGGCTGCAAGAAGAATTATTGAAAGAAGAGGTGAACCAACAATATACCAACACATACTAAATGGAATAATGGTTGATTTGAAAGGTGGAAGATATGCTCCTGTAAATGCAAGAAATGTAGAAGATATTCTAAAAGACCATGTTGGAGAACTCTTTGAATTAATTGACATAAAAAATGAAAAAGGAAAAACAATAGGAAAAAAATGGTGGCTGAAAGACAGAGACTTCTCAAATTTTACAACGCCGGCTTTAAGCGACAGAATAGAAAGATCAATCTTAAGTGTTTTAGGGAAAAAAATTAAAGCATCTTTCGATGAAATAGTTCAAGCAGTATTCATTGACTACCCTAACGCTTTAACCCCAGATTCCCAAAGCATAAAAGAAATATTGAAAGAATACGCCGATCCAACAAAAGATGGAAAATGGAGATTAAAGCCGGGCTTAAGCGAAAAAGAACAAGAAAGCATTCACTCAAAAATGATTTACCTGCTTGCCATGCTTGGAAAAAAAGCGAGGTACACAGTATTAATAGGACAAAATGAACAAAGCAAAAAATACAATAACATTCCATTAAGCCGGGTTTCAGATAAACCCCAAACATGGCAGATATTCCCCCAAGAGCCAGTAGCATTAGACAGAATAAAACAAATAGATGTAATGTGGCTTGAAGATTCAAGAATAGCCTATGAATTTGAAGTAGAAAACACTACGGGAATTTCAGAGGCAATAATCAGGGGCTCAAATATATGGGAAAGCCACCAAACAAAAAGATTCATTATAATACCAAAAGAAAGGGAAAATTTCTTGTACAAAAAACTGCAAGAGCCAATACTTAAAGAAACACTGAAAAAAGTGGAATGGAGTTTTATTAGATACAATGACTTAGAAAAACTTTTTGAGAAAAGCAAGAAAAAATTTGACCCAGAAGAATTAGAAAAAATAGCAAGACCTCCTAAAATATCGGAAGAAAAACAAAAACAATCTAAATTAAATATTTTTATGTGA